A single Microbacterium protaetiae DNA region contains:
- a CDS encoding YbaB/EbfC family nucleoid-associated protein, with the protein MSDFGADDPDLLIERVRLQVEQAQERARAAQQMRAQVEAVRGKAYSQRRELSVTVDASGRLVDVELSDAALELRARDLSRLIVVTAQEAARDAGAQAMGLAAAAFGDDSPVVSRLRDEVQARTGAEHEE; encoded by the coding sequence ATGAGTGATTTCGGTGCCGATGATCCGGACCTGTTGATCGAGCGGGTGCGGTTGCAGGTCGAGCAGGCGCAGGAACGTGCGCGGGCGGCGCAGCAGATGCGTGCGCAGGTCGAAGCGGTGCGCGGGAAGGCGTACTCGCAGCGACGGGAGCTGTCGGTGACGGTGGACGCGTCGGGCCGGCTGGTGGATGTGGAATTGTCGGATGCCGCGCTTGAGCTGCGGGCGCGGGACCTGTCCCGGCTGATCGTCGTCACCGCGCAGGAAGCGGCCCGCGACGCCGGGGCGCAGGCGATGGGGCTGGCCGCGGCCGCGTTCGGGGACGACTCCCCCGTCGTTTCGCGGCTGCGTGACGAGGTACAGGCACGCACCGGCGCAGAGCACGAGGAGTGA
- a CDS encoding type II toxin-antitoxin system Phd/YefM family antitoxin — MAVVSASTARQTLPHLLDRVGEGEEIEITRHGHVVAVIVNPTALAARRARRAWESADEIGELLEAARARPVRRAVLSAGRADQLVADVRRGRAAR; from the coding sequence ATGGCCGTTGTCAGCGCAAGCACCGCCCGGCAGACGCTTCCCCACCTGCTCGATCGCGTGGGCGAGGGCGAAGAGATCGAGATCACCCGACACGGGCATGTCGTTGCCGTCATCGTCAATCCGACCGCACTGGCGGCCCGTCGAGCCCGCCGCGCATGGGAATCCGCCGACGAGATCGGCGAGCTGCTCGAAGCCGCACGCGCCCGTCCTGTGCGGCGTGCCGTGCTGAGCGCGGGGCGTGCCGACCAACTCGTCGCCGACGTGCGACGTGGACGCGCCGCGCGATGA
- a CDS encoding PIN domain-containing protein has protein sequence MTELIAFDADVLIYAADRAHPLGTKVVRLFEQSGTPAGIGSVLLLPEMLAKPLRADPHSEEVAALAGVLSRLDLRPFDEQTARLAVALSVAYALRAADAAHLATAVAAGADVFLTNNRKDFSPTISEIDIVYPADL, from the coding sequence ATGACGGAGCTCATCGCCTTCGACGCCGATGTACTGATCTATGCCGCCGACCGTGCGCATCCCCTGGGCACCAAGGTCGTGCGATTGTTCGAACAGTCCGGTACGCCCGCCGGCATCGGTTCCGTGCTGCTGCTGCCGGAGATGCTGGCCAAGCCGCTGCGCGCCGACCCGCATTCCGAAGAGGTCGCCGCCCTCGCAGGCGTGCTGAGCCGCCTGGACCTGCGCCCATTCGACGAGCAGACGGCTCGCCTGGCCGTTGCGCTCTCGGTGGCGTATGCGCTGCGTGCCGCCGATGCCGCACACCTCGCCACCGCCGTCGCCGCGGGCGCGGATGTGTTCCTCACCAACAATCGCAAGGACTTCTCGCCCACGATCTCTGAGATCGACATCGTGTATCCCGCAGACCTGTGA